The proteins below come from a single Panicum hallii strain FIL2 chromosome 7, PHallii_v3.1, whole genome shotgun sequence genomic window:
- the LOC112900367 gene encoding ent-isokaurene C2/C3-hydroxylase-like, producing MELFTLCAVSLATVVLLFIWFHKPGVSVTKKRLPPGPWTLPIIGSIHHVIGGLGHRTMAELSRRHGPLMFLRFGEVPTLVVSSAEAAELVMRTHDLAFCSRPTTSVTIDIVGCKGKGIGFAPYGDRWRQMKKIVVMELLSAAQVKRIESLRAEEVGRLLRSVAAAGVGAGGVVNVSEEVKALAPDLVARAIFGGTCAEKSDFVIQYDEVSKLVSGFFPEDLFPSSRLVRCLSTGERRLVRSYGRIQQIIANAIESRRADKNGGACRPDQEDLLGVLLRLQEEDSLTFPLTSEIIGAVMFDIFGGATTTIGSTLEWAMSELIKKPEAMQRAQQEVREVLGGSRGVVTNTDLVGLGYLRMVIKEVLRLHPPNPLLVPRESREDCELLGYHIPKGTKVLVNAFAISRDPRYWNDPEAFNPERFENSNVDYKGTHFEFTPFGSGRRQCPAIMFGTSTLEIALANLLYHFDWVLPDGLSPELVDMSEKYGMGVSKKMDLHLKAIPYVNSSAA from the exons ATGGAGCTTTTTACTTTATGTGCAGTTTCTCTGGCCACAGTGGTACTACTCTTCATTTGGTTCCACAAGCCTGGAGTGAGCGTCACCAAGAAGCGCCTGCCGCCTGGGCCATGGACCCTCCCGATCATCGGCAGCATCCACCACGTCATAGGCGGCCTCGGCCACCGCACGATGGCGGAGCTGTCTCGCCGGCACGGCCCGCTGATGTTCCTCCGGTTCGGCGAGGTTCCCACCCTGGTGGTCTCCAGCGCCGAGGCGGCCGAGCTGGTGATGAGGACCCACGACCTAGCCTTCTGCTCCCGGCCGACGACCAGTGTCACCATAGACATCGTCGGCTGCAAAGGGAAGGGGATCGGCTTCGCGCCCTACGGCGACCGCTGGCGCCAGATGAAGAAGATTGTCGTCATGGAGCTCCTGAGCGCCGCGCAGGTGAAGCGCATCGAGTCCCTAAGGGCTGAGGAGGTGGGCCGCCTCCTCCggtccgtcgccgccgccggagtcGGAGCCGGTGGTGTCGTGAACGTCAGCGAGGAGGTGAAGGCGCTCGCGCCGGACCTCGTAGCGAGGGCCATCTTCGGCGGCACGTGCGCCGAGAAATCCGACTTCGTCATCCAGTACGACGAGGTCAGCAAACTCGTGTCGGGGTTCTTCCCGGAGGACTTGTTCCCGTCGTCGAGGCTGGTGCGGTGCCTGAGCACCGGCGAGCGCCGCCTAGTGAGGAGCTATGGCCGCATCCAGCAAATCATTGCGAACGCCATCGAGAGCCGCAGAGCTGACAAGAACGGTGGGGCCTGCAGGCCCGACCAAGAGGATCTGCTGGGCGTGCTGCTCAGGCTGCAGGAGGAGGATTCGCTTACTTTCCCTCTAACCTCGGAGATTATAGGCGCCGTCATGTTT GACATTTTTGGAGGTGCCACGACAACCATAGGATCCACTTTGGAGTGGGCTATGTCAGAGCTCATAAAAAAGCCTGAGGCCATGCAGAGGGCACAACAAGAGGTTCGAGAAGTGCTAGGTGGATCACGAGGTGTCGTCACTAATACTGACCTTGTTGGACTCGGCTACCTGCGAATGGTTATCAAGGAGGTTCTTAGGCTGCATCCTCCTAATCCTCTACTCGTCCCTCGTGAGTCGAGAGAGGATTGTGAACTATTGGGTTACCACATTCCCAAAGGAACCAAGGTGCTTGTGAATGCATTCGCAATTTCTCGGGATCCAAGATACTGGAACGACCCAGAAGCTTTCAATCCAGAGAGGTTTGAGAACAGCAATGTTGATTACAAAGGAACACATTTTGAGTTCACGCCCTTCGGGTCCGGTCGGCGACAATGCCCGGCGATAATGTTCGGCACATCCACTTTGGAGATTGCATTGGCAAACCTTCTGTACCACTTCGACTGGGTGCTTCCTGATGGACTGAGCCCAGAGTTGGTGGACATGTCTGAGAAATACGGGATGGGGGTAAGCAAGAAAATGGACCTGCATTTGAAAGCCATCCCATATGTGAACTCCAGTGCTGCATAG